CTTCCAAACCGAGGCGGCGATCGTCGAGATTACCAGTGAGATCACCGCACCGACCAGCAGTATAGTGCCCGGAGCCATCGAGAAAAAGAACCTTCCACCAGTACGTGAGGAGAATAGAGTCAAGAAGTCAGAAATCGATATCTTGAGGTACAGGAGAGTAACTATTTTGCCCTCCTTCAAGGAAGGAATGTTGAGTTTGCCAAACCAAGAGTTGGGGTACCTTTTCTCATCATAAGCATCAAGAGCCATCCACAGCAGTAGTAGAGACGAGGCACAGGCAACAACAGACATAATTATAGCGCTTGTGAACACAACAGGAATGTTCCAACGCTGCGGAAGCTTCGAGGGCACCACACGGTCATATCCAATGGTCATCAGGCACCCGTCGTTCAGGAGCGTGATCAGCATGAACATCATCACTGGGAGGTAGAAAACCTGGAATTCGGGGTTCTCAATTCCATAGTCGTGAGGTGTCAACGAGAAGCAGGcgataaaaaagaagcacaccAACTGCATTGTGGCGGAAATACGGTATGTTAGAAAAGACAACATACGTTGGAACACCTGGCGCGATACAAACAtcgcatcaacaacaacactcaaACCAGGGTCTGTCAGCACCATGTCTGCCGCGGCACGAGCGGCGTCTGTCGCGCCCTGTACAGCAATACCGACGTCCGCACGTTTCAGGGCAGGCGCGTCGTTCACACCATCACCAGTCATCGCGCACGTGTACCCGCGCTGCCGAAGCGCCTCAACGATCAAAAACTTGTGCTCGGGGAAGACCTGTGCGAACCCGCCGACACTCAGCATCATGTCACCGTACTTCTCGCCAAGGTCGCTGGGCATATCGTTGACATCCACCTTGGGAAGCTTCTCGGCGGTTAGGATGTTCGGATCAAGGTCCAGCATGCGGCACATTTCCTTCGCAATGAGCACATGGTCACCAGTGATCATCTTTACATCCACGCCATACTGCCTACTACGGCGAATTGTCTCCTTCGTGTCCGGGCGCGGGGGATCGAGGAACGTCAGGATTCCACAGAGATGCCAACGACCCGCGGAGTCTGTTTTCGCCACAGAGAGGCATCGGATACCGCGCGACGCCAATTTGTCAATGATATCGACCACAGAGTCATTGATCTCATCTTGATTGTGCACCATCTCTATAATAACGTGTGGTGCGCCTTTCGTCACACTGAACTTCTCACCACTTCGCTTATCAACCAATGTAGCGGCCGTTCGTTTCGTCGTTGGATCAAATGGCACGAACTCAAGCTGCTCGTAGTTGTCGCACTCGTCCAGATCTGCAGCACCAAGTACCATCGTGTCCAGTGCATCACGGGGAGGCTCACGCCACTTTGCTGCAAGCGCGGAAAGTACAAGCAGTGAACGCAGATCGTGACCCTTCTCAAATGTGAAGCACTGTTCCTGAATCTCCATCTTGTTCAACGTCAGAGTACCGGTTTTGTCAGAGCAAAGCATGTTCACACCAGACATTGTCTCAATGGCTGTCAGTCTCGTCACAATGATTTTGTGCTTCGACAGCTTCTTTGAACCCACAGCGAGAGTGGTCGTCACAACAATCTCCAAAGCAATAGGAATGGATACCACAAGCACTACAACAGCGAACTGCAAGGCATCACGGAACTTTTGCTTGAAATTTACCATCAGATAGATGAAGCAAATCAAGCAAAGTACGAACGAGAAACTCGACAAGATGACCATCACGCGCATGAGAATTATACGGATACTGCCAATGTCAGCCTCCACAGACTGAAGTAGCGTTGCCGTCTTGCCAAAAAAGGTGCTCTGACCTGTGTATTGCACCGTCGCATCAACTTCACCACGTACGACATTCGACCCCATCTTCGGCATGTGTTCCGTTCCCATCGTCACAGGAAGTGACTCACCGGTCAGTGCTGCTTCGTCAACGTCAATCACACCTTCGTTAATCGTGCAGTCAGCGGGAACGGCGGAACCAGACCCAAGCTTCACAAGGTCACCGGGAACCAGTAATGCGGCGTCTATCTGCTGCCAGGTACCGTCACGGTAAGCGGTCGCAATAGGTTTCAAAGAGTTCTTCAGTGCAGCGACCGCATCACCAGCTTTTATCGTCTCATACCACCCAATGAGAGCGTTAGCGAGCTGAATGCCGAGCAGGACGGCACCATCAGCaaagtgctgtaacgcaaaCTGGATTATTATGACAATCCACAAAACAATCGGCATAGGGCCCCATAGATTCCGCAAAAATATCAGCCAACtgggtgttttcttttccggcAGCTCGTTACGACCGTATTTAAGCAACAACTCCTCTGCTTCCGCGGATGTCAATCCCTTCGAGGGCGGCACCAGTGGTACACTGCCATCATCACCCTCACGGTGCTCACTGATAGCCTTTGATAGCACAGATTGGCGGCGTTGCGGTTTCTGTGGCTTGTGCACTTCACCGGCGTCGTTGGTTCCCGGAACACCCTTTGGTCCAGTATCCCCCATTTGTATATTCCTTTGGCCTTTACTACCTTAGATGTTACAAGTCttcgggaagggaagaaacgaGTGCACAAGTCAGTGTTTCAGCAGTTGCACGACACCGGTTAATTCGCGACACGGAACGTCGAAAGAAAGGACGCAAAATCCCCCAGGATACGTTGTTGGGCCAAGTGACCTCAATGGTTATCAAAGGTATTAATGAACTATAGGTCCGGAAGTTGTTGGTAAACTCGACCCTCCCGCATTGAAAGTGTACATACAAGTAGCCACATGCACATTAGAGCTGCAATGAGCAACATCACAAAAACGCCTTTACACTCTCCATCcaattccctttcttttcagtatttttcttacttttgcTTGCAATTATTCTCTTATTAATGTTGGATACATTATTCGGTGTTGGTGGCACCAATACCCTGCCCCCCCTTACTGCACTTTCCCATACTTTCCCCCCACCCATCATGCAAAGTTATACATCACTTATGCGATGTTGTTTACATTACCCCGTACACATCCACTTCTTGTGTCCCTCCATCCCCCCACAGGCCATTCGTCGCGGGTTCTCCACCAAATGTCCCTGCTGCGTTGCGGGTCCCTCTGCACACACGCTGAGTTGTCGCACAGCATCCAATCACCCAACTCAAACAACcggagaagagggaaggtAAAGAGTTAAACGCTCTGCAGTACGCAACGCATCAAAAGCACATCTGAAATGAGAAACACATGGACGTGTAATTGACTGAATCCATGACACGGCCTATAAACTCGGTAAAGCATCCACTTTGCGTGCCACACAAGTGCAGCACGCgaagttcttcctttcccactCCAGTCCGTTGCTACCGAGATCGCAGAGGAACATTCCACTCACAACGAGCAGGAAACAAACTAGGGCACGTCAGACGGAGGAACATCATTGTCACGTCATGTTACTTTAGATTCATTATAGCGTAGGTTCTTTAGGTGCACCACCCTCACCATCTTTACACACGCTGCCACACTCAACATCGGCCCCTCTCCCAGAACGCGACACACAGCCAAATATGTCGAAGGCCTCCATTAGCATGTGAGCAAGAACCTTCACGACATCTTGGACGATCCACCACAAAATGCAATATATCCAAACCCAAAGCGGCAACAGCTTCGCTGCGGTATCTCCTCCAACCGCAAGACCCTCCGTCGGCACACCATCAGAACTTGATTTCTTCCAAACCGAGGCGGCGATCGTCGAGATTACCAGTGAGATCACCGCACCGACCAGCAGTATAGTGCCCGGAGCCATCGAGAAAAAGAACCTTCCACCAGTACGTGAGGAGAATAGAGTCAAGAAGTCAGAAATCGATATCTTGAGGTACAGGAGAGTAACTATTTTGCCCTCCTTCAAGGAAGGAATGTTGAGTTTGCCAAACCAAGAGTTGGGGTACCTTTTCTCATCATAAGCATCAAGAGCCATCCACAGCAGTAGTAGAGACGAGGCACAGGCAACAACAGACATAATTATAGCGCTTGTGAACACAACAGGAATGTTCCAACGCTGCGGAAGCTTCGAGGGCACCACACGGTCATATCCAATGGTCATCAGGCACCCGTCGTTCAGGAGCGTGATCAGCATGAACATCATCACTGGGAGGTAGAAAACCTGGAATTTGGGGTCCTCAATTCCATAGTCGTGAGGTGTCAACGAGAAGCAGGcgataaaaaagaagcacaccAACTGCAGCGTGGCGGAAATACGGTATGTTAGAAAAGACAACATACGTTGGAACACCTGGCGCGATACAAACAtcgcatcaacaacaacactcaaACCAGGGTCTGTCAGCACCATGTCTGCCGCGGCACGAGCGGCGTCTGTCGCGCCGTGTACAGCAATACCGACGTCCGCACGTTTCAGGGCAGGCGCGTCGTTCACACCATCACCAGTCATCGCGCACGTGTACCCGCGCTGCCGAAGCGCCTCAACGATCAAAAACTTGTGCTCGGGGAAGACCTGTGCGAACCCGCCGACACTCAGCATCATGTCACCGTACTTCTCGCCAAGGTCGCTGGGCATATTATTGACATCCACCTTGGGAAGCTTCTCAACGGTTAGGATGTTCGGATCAAGGTCCAGCATGCGGCACATTTCCTTCGCAATGAGCACATGGTCACCAGTGATCATCTTTACATCCACGCCATACTGCCTACTACGGCGAATTGTCTCCTTCGTGTCCGGGCGCGGGGGATCGAGGAACGTCAGGATTCCACAGAGATGCCAACGACCCGCGGAGTCTGTTTTCGCCACAGAGAGGCATCGGATACCGCGCGACGCCAATTTGTCAATGATATCGACCACAGAGTCATTGATCTCATCTTGATTGTACACCATTTGTAGTATCACGTGTGGTGCGCCTTTCGTCACACTGAACTTCTCACCACTTCGCTTATCAACCAATGTAGCGGCCGTTCGTTTCGTCGTTGGATCAAATGGCACGAACTCAAGCTGCTCGTAGTTGTCGCACTCGTCCAGATCTGCAGCACCAAGTACCATCGTGTCCAGTGCATCACGGGGAGGCTCACGCCACTTTGCTGCAAGCGCGGAAAGTACAAGCAGTGAACGCAGATCGTGACCCTTCTCAAATGTGAAGCACTGTTCCTGAATCTCCATCTTGTTCAACGTCAGAGTACCGGTTTTGTCAGAGCAAAGCATGTTCACACCAGACATTGTCTCAATGGCTGTCAGTCTCGTCACAATGATTTTGTGCTTCGACAGCTTCTTTGAACCCACAGCGAGAGTGGTCGTCACAACAATCTCCAAAGCAATAGGAATGGATACCACAAGCACTACAACAGCGAACTGCAAGGCATCACGGAACTTTTGCTTGAAATTTACCATCAGATAGATGAAGCAAGCCAAGCAAAGTACGAACGAGAAACTCGACAAGATGACCATCACGCGCATGAGAATTATACGGATACTGCCAATGTCAGCCTCCACAGACTGAAGTAGCGTTGCCGTCTTGCCAAAAAAGGTGCTCTGACCTGTGTATTGCACCGTCGCCTCAACTTCACCACGTACGACATTCGACCCCATCTTCGGCATGTGTTCCGTTCCCATCGTCACAGGAAGTGACTCACCGGTCAGTGCTGCTTCGTCAACGTCAATCACACCTTCGTTAATCGTGCAGTCAGCGGGAACGGCGGAACCAGACCCAAGCTTCACAAGGTCACCGGGAACCAGTAATGCGGCGTCTATCTGCTGCCAGGTACCGTCACGGTAAGCGGTCGCAATAGGTTTCAAAGAGTTCTTCAGTGCAGCGACCGCATCACCAGCTTTTATCGTCTCATACCACCCAATGAGAGCGTTAGCGAGCTGAATGCCGAGCAGGACGGCACCATCAGCaaagtgctgtaacgcaaaCTGGATTATTATGACAATCCACAAAACAATCGGCATAGGGCCCCATAGATTCCGCAAAAATATCAGCCAACtgggtgttttcttttccggcAGCTCGTTACGACCGTATTTAAGCAACAACTCCTCTGCTTCCGCGGATGTCAATCCCTTCGAGGGCGGAAGCAGCGGTACACTGCCATCATCACCCTCACGGTGCTCACTGATAGCCTTTGATAGCACAGATTGGCGGCGTTGCGGTTTCTGTGGCTTGTGCACTTCACCGGCGTCGTTGGTTCCCG
The genomic region above belongs to Trypanosoma brucei brucei TREU927 chromosome 10, whole genome shotgun sequence and contains:
- a CDS encoding P-type H+-ATPase, putative; the encoded protein is MGDTGPKGVPGTNDAGEVHKPQKPQRRQSVLSKAISEHREGDDGSVPLVPPSKGLTSAEAEELLLKYGRNELPEKKTPSWLIFLRNLWGPMPIVLWIVIIIQFALQHFADGAVLLGIQLANALIGWYETIKAGDAVAALKNSLKPIATAYRDGTWQQIDAALLVPGDLVKLGSGSAVPADCTINEGVIDVDEAALTGESLPVTMGTEHMPKMGSNVVRGEVDATVQYTGQSTFFGKTATLLQSVEADIGSIRIILMRVMVILSSFSFVLCLICFIYLMVNFKQKFRDALQFAVVVLVVSIPIALEIVVTTTLAVGSKKLSKHKIIVTRLTAIETMSGVNMLCSDKTGTLTLNKMEIQEQCFTFEKGHDLRSLLVLSALAAKWREPPRDALDTMVLGAADLDECDNYEQLEFVPFDPTTKRTAATLVDKRSGEKFSVTKGAPHVIIEMVHNQDEINDSVVDIIDKLASRGIRCLSVAKTDSAGRWHLCGILTFLDPPRPDTKETIRRSRQYGVDVKMITGDHVLIAKEMCRMLDLDPNILTAEKLPKVDVNDMPSDLGEKYGDMMLSVGGFAQVFPEHKFLIVEALRQRGYTCAMTGDGVNDAPALKRADVGIAVQGATDAARAAADMVLTDPGLSVVVDAMFVSRQVFQRMLSFLTYRISATMQLVCFFFIACFSLTPHDYGIENPEFQVFYLPVMMFMLITLLNDGCLMTIGYDRVVPSKLPQRWNIPVVFTSAIIMSVVACASSLLLLWMALDAYDEKRYPNSWFGKLNIPSLKEGKIVTLLYLKISISDFLTLFSSRTGGRFFFSMAPGTILLVGAVISLVISTIAASVWKKSSSDGVPVEGLARGETVADRLYPLWVWIYCILWWIVQDVVKVLTHMLMEAFDIFGCVSRASGGKEIVYNAKSSKEPI
- a CDS encoding P-type H+-ATPase, putative, which codes for MGDTGPKGVPGTNDAGEVHKPQKPQRRQSVLSKAISEHREGDDGSVPLLPPSKGLTSAEAEELLLKYGRNELPEKKTPSWLIFLRNLWGPMPIVLWIVIIIQFALQHFADGAVLLGIQLANALIGWYETIKAGDAVAALKNSLKPIATAYRDGTWQQIDAALLVPGDLVKLGSGSAVPADCTINEGVIDVDEAALTGESLPVTMGTEHMPKMGSNVVRGEVEATVQYTGQSTFFGKTATLLQSVEADIGSIRIILMRVMVILSSFSFVLCLACFIYLMVNFKQKFRDALQFAVVVLVVSIPIALEIVVTTTLAVGSKKLSKHKIIVTRLTAIETMSGVNMLCSDKTGTLTLNKMEIQEQCFTFEKGHDLRSLLVLSALAAKWREPPRDALDTMVLGAADLDECDNYEQLEFVPFDPTTKRTAATLVDKRSGEKFSVTKGAPHVILQMVYNQDEINDSVVDIIDKLASRGIRCLSVAKTDSAGRWHLCGILTFLDPPRPDTKETIRRSRQYGVDVKMITGDHVLIAKEMCRMLDLDPNILTVEKLPKVDVNNMPSDLGEKYGDMMLSVGGFAQVFPEHKFLIVEALRQRGYTCAMTGDGVNDAPALKRADVGIAVHGATDAARAAADMVLTDPGLSVVVDAMFVSRQVFQRMLSFLTYRISATLQLVCFFFIACFSLTPHDYGIEDPKFQVFYLPVMMFMLITLLNDGCLMTIGYDRVVPSKLPQRWNIPVVFTSAIIMSVVACASSLLLLWMALDAYDEKRYPNSWFGKLNIPSLKEGKIVTLLYLKISISDFLTLFSSRTGGRFFFSMAPGTILLVGAVISLVISTIAASVWKKSSSDGVPTEGLAVGGDTAAKLLPLWVWIYCILWWIVQDVVKVLAHMLMEAFDIFGCVSRSGRGADVECGSVCKDGEGGAPKEPTL